From a single Phragmites australis chromosome 7, lpPhrAust1.1, whole genome shotgun sequence genomic region:
- the LOC133923653 gene encoding uncharacterized protein LOC133923653, whose translation MDPRQAWNEYLRELCFPSNDSSDEDDDLFMEGMRAWQADLEQSERRPWGGSVPGRKRINRYRHDGHMRLFNDYFADPPVYPDYIFRRRFRMKRDLFMKIVAAVEEKDPWFVQRRNAAGELGLSALQKVTAAFRMLAYDAPADSLDECIRLGESTIIESMRRFVNAVVQVFGDEYLRSPNEVDAARLLAINSRRGFPGMLGSVDCMHWRWKNCPTA comes from the exons ATGGATCCTCGGCAAGCTTGGAATGAATACTTGAGGGAGTTGTGTTTCCCGTCCAACGACTCGTCCGATGAAGACGATGATTTGTTCATGGAGGGTATGAGAGCTTGGCAAGCCGACCTGGAGCAATCAGAGAGGCGACCATGGGGGGGCTCAGTCCCAGGTCGAAAGCGTATCAACCGCTATCGGCACGATGGCCATATGAGGTTGTTCAACGACTACTTTGCCGATCCTCCTGTGTACCCCGACTACATATTCCGGCGCAG GTTTCGGATGAAACGCGACCTGTTTATGAAGATAGTTGCAGCTGTTGAAGAGAAGGACCCATGGTTCGTGCAGCGGAGAAACGCAGCTGGAGAGCTCGGGCTGTCAGCATTGCAAAAAGTGACTGCGGCATTTCGTATGCTTGCATACGATGCGCCGGCTGATTCTCTCGATGAGTGCATTCGTCTTGGTGAGAGCACCATCATTGAGAGTATGCGTCGTTTCGTCAATGCTGTTGTGCAGGTATTCGGCGATGAGTACCTTCGTTCTCCTAATGAGGTGGACGCTGCGAGGTTGCTCGCCATCAACTCGCGCAGAGGCTTCCCCGGTATGTTAGGAAGCGTTGATTGtatgcattggaggtggaagaactgccCTACGGCGTGA